The Paeniglutamicibacter sulfureus genome includes a region encoding these proteins:
- a CDS encoding MmcQ/YjbR family DNA-binding protein: MSTEDDVRRLCLALPGVVERPSWQRPAWFAKTLMARMWEDDVLTVKTTEREALAAMDPGTYFWTPHHGRSPMLLLVRLERINLAELEELLLESHRLAGGTVSADLPGHDTSEAG; this comes from the coding sequence TGAGCACCGAAGACGACGTCCGCAGGCTGTGCCTGGCCCTTCCAGGGGTCGTCGAAAGACCCAGCTGGCAACGCCCGGCGTGGTTCGCCAAGACCCTGATGGCCCGCATGTGGGAAGACGATGTGCTCACGGTGAAAACCACTGAGCGCGAGGCCCTGGCGGCCATGGACCCCGGCACCTACTTCTGGACACCGCACCATGGGCGCTCGCCAATGCTGCTGCTGGTCAGGCTCGAGCGCATCAACCTCGCCGAGCTCGAAGAGCTGCTGCTCGAATCGCACCGGCTGGCAGGCGGCACCGTTTCAGCAGACCTGCCGGGACACGACACCTCGGAGGCGGGCTGA
- a CDS encoding DUF2332 domain-containing protein, translated as MGNEPTQAAAELYLDYARHWFTGHSELYSQWAGGVAGSKALLELIADLPAPKRQPNLVFAAARFHGCHDEPFPVLESYLGRHWPEVRRIIMGRATQTNEAGRCATLLPALAMVEEQEKRPLALIEVGPSAGLCLLPDLYSYSYDGAPRLGTGSPLLRCTTTGNPPIPPALPDIAWRAGVDLNPLDGTDPDTVAWLRALVWPGQEARLEQLDAALATLATLKSGELQGVAGPPLILAGDLNERIVELVEAAPKHAVPVVMHSAVLAYLDEPRRTRFAETIATLGCRWISNEAFFMDESNQTRENSEGNHFTLALDKVPLARTGQHGAQLDWL; from the coding sequence ATGGGCAACGAACCCACGCAGGCCGCCGCGGAGCTGTACCTCGACTACGCCCGGCACTGGTTCACCGGGCACAGCGAGCTGTACAGCCAGTGGGCCGGAGGGGTCGCCGGCAGCAAGGCACTGCTGGAACTCATCGCGGACCTGCCCGCGCCCAAGCGCCAGCCCAACCTCGTCTTTGCCGCTGCGCGCTTCCACGGGTGCCACGACGAACCATTTCCAGTCCTGGAGAGCTACCTCGGCCGTCATTGGCCGGAGGTCCGCCGGATCATCATGGGCCGCGCCACGCAGACCAACGAGGCCGGGCGCTGCGCCACGCTGCTGCCGGCCCTGGCGATGGTGGAGGAGCAGGAAAAACGCCCCCTGGCGTTGATTGAGGTGGGTCCGTCCGCGGGCCTGTGCCTGCTGCCGGATCTCTATTCCTACTCCTACGACGGAGCGCCGCGGCTGGGCACCGGTTCCCCGTTGCTGCGCTGCACCACAACCGGCAATCCGCCGATCCCCCCGGCCCTGCCCGACATCGCCTGGCGGGCAGGGGTCGACCTGAACCCGTTGGACGGCACCGATCCTGACACCGTGGCGTGGCTCCGGGCCCTGGTCTGGCCCGGGCAGGAGGCACGCCTCGAGCAGCTGGATGCCGCCCTGGCCACCTTGGCCACGCTGAAGTCGGGTGAACTGCAAGGGGTCGCGGGACCGCCGCTGATCCTGGCCGGGGACCTGAACGAACGCATTGTCGAGCTGGTCGAGGCGGCGCCGAAACATGCAGTGCCGGTGGTCATGCACTCGGCGGTGCTGGCCTACTTGGACGAGCCGCGGCGGACCCGCTTTGCAGAAACCATCGCCACTCTGGGCTGCCGCTGGATTTCCAACGAGGCGTTCTTCATGGATGAATCGAACCAGACCCGGGAGAATTCCGAGGGCAACCACTTCACGCTGGCACTGGACAAAGTTCCCCTGGCCCGCACCGGGCAGCATGGGGCACAGCTCGATTGGCTCTAA
- a CDS encoding MarP family serine protease: MLGLTWLDLLLIISLISFLASGLRKGFFVTLGAIVGFLAGGIAAFYGIPLVSTWVTNPGWRIFWIVAAGLIFILIGQGIGMAIGSRIRLWLNFPVLKTFDRLLGGVANTVMAALVISAIALSAATMGVPWVSQQVADSRVLTTIQAWTPKPITNFVTEARAQVMGQTLPELFEPFAPKVAIDVPEPEDLGSGVEAAEGSVVKIIGTAYACGVNQSGSGFVYASDRVMTNAHVVAGITEPSVTTQDGQVLSGSVVYFDSVADIAVLEVPGLGLKPLERGEDLERGDTAAFLGYPGGGSFRAMGAVVESLSTVSIQNIYGAEPTPLRIYQLAAKVEQGNSGGPVLDSQGRVVGMVFAKAKGAADVGYALALEELDAALEKSEGSREAVPTGACSPH, from the coding sequence ATGTTGGGATTGACATGGCTGGACCTGCTACTCATCATCTCCTTGATCAGCTTTTTGGCCTCTGGCCTGCGTAAAGGCTTCTTTGTCACGCTTGGGGCGATCGTTGGTTTCCTCGCCGGTGGAATAGCCGCGTTCTACGGAATCCCGCTCGTATCGACGTGGGTGACGAACCCGGGATGGCGAATCTTCTGGATTGTTGCCGCCGGGTTGATTTTCATCTTGATTGGCCAGGGAATCGGGATGGCCATCGGCTCCCGAATCCGCTTATGGCTGAACTTCCCGGTGCTGAAGACCTTTGACAGGTTGCTTGGCGGCGTTGCCAACACCGTCATGGCCGCCCTGGTGATCTCCGCAATCGCACTTTCGGCAGCGACGATGGGCGTGCCCTGGGTTTCCCAGCAAGTGGCAGACTCACGGGTTCTGACCACGATCCAGGCCTGGACGCCGAAGCCGATCACCAATTTTGTCACCGAGGCCCGCGCCCAGGTCATGGGCCAGACGCTTCCGGAACTTTTTGAGCCTTTTGCCCCAAAGGTCGCCATCGACGTTCCCGAGCCGGAGGACCTTGGCAGTGGCGTCGAGGCGGCCGAGGGATCGGTCGTCAAGATCATTGGCACTGCCTACGCCTGCGGCGTGAACCAGTCCGGATCCGGCTTTGTCTATGCATCGGACCGGGTGATGACCAACGCGCACGTGGTTGCCGGGATCACCGAGCCGTCCGTGACCACTCAGGATGGGCAAGTGCTCTCGGGAAGCGTCGTGTACTTCGACTCCGTTGCCGACATTGCCGTCCTGGAGGTGCCGGGACTTGGCTTGAAGCCTCTGGAGCGCGGTGAGGACCTGGAGCGCGGTGACACCGCGGCATTCCTGGGCTACCCCGGGGGCGGGTCGTTCCGCGCCATGGGAGCGGTGGTCGAGTCCCTGAGCACCGTCTCGATCCAGAACATCTACGGCGCCGAACCGACGCCGCTGCGCATCTACCAGCTGGCCGCCAAGGTCGAGCAGGGCAACTCCGGCGGACCGGTGCTCGATTCCCAGGGCCGCGTGGTGGGCATGGTCTTCGCCAAGGCCAAGGGCGCCGCAGACGTCGGCTACGCACTGGCCCTTGAAGAGCTCGATGCGGCATTGGAGAAGTCCGAAGGATCCAGGGAAGCGGTTCCCACGGGCGCTTGCTCGCCGCACTAA
- a CDS encoding Crp/Fnr family transcriptional regulator, translated as MDIEVLRRAPLFASLSDEVFSALTEELSEVDLSRGASVFREGDQGDQLYFIVSGKIKLGRTSTDGRENLIAVLGPGELFGEMALFDPSPRNATATAVSETRLAGLRHENLRKVILTSPEVSVQLLQALASRLRRTNESLADLVFSDVPGRVAKALLDLADRFGRPATDGILVAHELTQEELAQLVGASRETVNKALAEFVQRGWLRLEARAVVILDIQRLRQRSR; from the coding sequence ATGGACATCGAGGTACTGCGCCGAGCACCACTCTTCGCTTCATTGAGCGACGAGGTGTTCTCTGCACTGACTGAAGAACTATCTGAAGTGGATCTGTCCCGTGGCGCCTCGGTCTTCCGCGAGGGCGACCAGGGCGACCAGCTCTACTTCATCGTTTCGGGCAAGATCAAGCTGGGGCGCACTTCCACGGACGGTCGTGAAAACCTCATTGCCGTTCTCGGCCCGGGCGAATTGTTCGGCGAAATGGCCTTGTTCGACCCAAGCCCGCGCAACGCCACCGCTACCGCCGTCTCCGAGACGCGTCTGGCCGGCCTTCGCCACGAAAACCTGCGCAAGGTCATCCTGACCAGCCCGGAGGTTTCGGTCCAGTTGCTGCAGGCCCTGGCTTCGCGCCTGCGCCGCACGAACGAGTCCCTGGCCGACTTGGTCTTCTCGGATGTTCCGGGCCGTGTCGCCAAGGCACTGCTGGACTTGGCCGACCGCTTCGGTCGTCCGGCCACCGACGGCATCCTGGTTGCACACGAGCTGACGCAGGAAGAACTGGCGCAGCTGGTGGGTGCCTCGCGCGAAACCGTGAACAAGGCCCTGGCCGAGTTCGTGCAGCGCGGTTGGCTGCGTCTTGAGGCACGCGCCGTCGTGATCCTCGACATCCAGCGTCTGCGCCAGCGTTCACGCTAA
- a CDS encoding NUDIX hydrolase — MNENSLATPRNPSTGLLRRLCDLPPAQYDAAENWVSYGNRTPRATRPASSVVLIRDSPKGVETYLGYRPGGSPLGSVAFPGGSLEDDDEREIPWYGPSLSEWSKRLGILDQRVVRAHIVCAIRELFEETGVLLAGTDELSVVENCDSEDWMAVREAVAVQDKSLEDVLRKRGLGLRTDLLRPLSHWISPNFALRRFDTRYFAAALPVRQEPSLLRGKGIWAAWKVAAEVIEQRNTTSLGDEVGAPDTKGLSLSKITTPAVEVILEKIASTRGTVAYLSVRRELKSYHPELVQVGGEFYLDVTTATAAEGGGLGRGR; from the coding sequence GTGAACGAGAATTCCCTGGCGACACCACGGAATCCGTCCACGGGGCTGCTGCGCCGTCTTTGCGACCTTCCGCCAGCGCAGTATGACGCTGCGGAAAACTGGGTTTCCTACGGAAACCGCACACCCCGGGCGACCCGCCCTGCATCATCGGTGGTGCTGATTCGCGACTCCCCAAAAGGTGTTGAAACTTACCTTGGATATCGTCCGGGCGGTTCACCGCTCGGGAGTGTCGCCTTCCCTGGCGGAAGCCTTGAAGACGACGACGAACGCGAAATACCCTGGTACGGACCCAGCCTGTCAGAGTGGTCCAAACGGCTGGGCATCCTTGACCAGCGAGTGGTCAGGGCACATATCGTGTGCGCCATCCGGGAACTGTTCGAGGAAACGGGCGTGCTGCTGGCCGGGACCGACGAGTTGTCCGTGGTGGAAAACTGCGACAGTGAAGACTGGATGGCCGTGCGCGAGGCCGTTGCCGTCCAGGACAAGTCCCTGGAGGATGTGCTCAGGAAGCGCGGGCTGGGCCTGCGCACCGACCTTCTGCGACCGCTTTCGCACTGGATCTCCCCAAACTTTGCTTTGCGGCGCTTCGACACACGGTACTTTGCCGCGGCACTCCCGGTTCGCCAGGAACCGTCGCTCCTGCGCGGCAAGGGCATCTGGGCCGCCTGGAAGGTGGCTGCGGAGGTCATCGAACAACGCAACACCACGTCCCTGGGCGATGAGGTCGGCGCCCCGGACACCAAGGGCCTGTCTCTGAGCAAGATCACGACCCCCGCAGTCGAGGTCATTCTGGAAAAGATCGCTTCCACCCGCGGGACCGTCGCCTATCTTTCTGTTCGCCGGGAACTGAAAAGCTACCATCCCGAACTTGTCCAGGTGGGCGGGGAATTCTACTTGGACGTCACCACCGCGACCGCTGCGGAGGGCGGCGGGCTGGGACGCGGTCGCTGA
- a CDS encoding RidA family protein — protein sequence MQQETSSAIEARLAELGHSLPAVVAPVAAYVPATITGNLVYTSGQLPFINGELTVTGKVGAAVSAEAAAGQAQACALNALAAIKDVIGDLDRIVRVVKVVGFVASDPSFTGQPAVINGASEFLGAALGDKGVHARSAVGVAALPLDAPVEVELIVEFA from the coding sequence ATGCAACAAGAGACTTCTTCAGCCATCGAGGCACGCCTGGCCGAACTCGGCCACAGCCTCCCCGCAGTCGTCGCACCTGTGGCCGCCTACGTACCGGCCACCATCACCGGCAACCTGGTTTACACCTCGGGTCAACTGCCGTTTATTAACGGGGAACTCACAGTCACGGGCAAGGTCGGCGCGGCTGTTTCCGCCGAAGCCGCAGCGGGCCAGGCCCAGGCCTGTGCACTGAATGCCCTGGCAGCCATCAAGGATGTCATCGGCGACCTGGACCGCATTGTCCGCGTGGTCAAGGTCGTGGGCTTCGTGGCCTCCGATCCGTCCTTCACCGGCCAGCCCGCAGTCATTAATGGGGCCTCCGAATTCCTCGGGGCCGCTCTTGGCGACAAGGGCGTGCACGCCCGCTCGGCCGTCGGTGTTGCGGCACTGCCGCTGGACGCACCTGTCGAGGTTGAACTGATTGTCGAGTTTGCGTAA
- a CDS encoding transglycosylase domain-containing protein: protein MAAKKSPFFDTATTLGKIVAFFGVSALSGVLAAGLMVPIASLAGSSANAGTEIFDALPASFKGEPIAQPSKILAKDGSTIATFYSENRQPVKLKNISKVMQSAIISIEDERFYEHNGIDVRGIARAAVNNFTSSSQQGASTLTQQYVNNLLVNADVVNGVDRSEMTISGSKDIADKAREAKLAISIEKEMTKDEILEGYLNLVLFSGRNYGIQAAAQRFYSVDAKDLNLQQSAMLAGMVQLPNAYNPEKYPERSLKRRNTVLAAMLRTGAIDKNEYDKAVKSKLGVKPKEVKSGCIAAEDSAYFCDYVTRLITTDEAYGKTRKDRENLLYRGGLTIKTTLDPRLQKEAAKQSRAMIPADDKSNIGAAIVTVEPGTGNILAMGQNKDYVPTDKNTGPNTTINFAVEKALGGAGGFQGGSTMKPYTTMAWLESGRNMWDRISAPNKKNYPASFRWKASCLPRGYTTVGGGWDPANAVSGYPSSMTVDYGLFNSVNSATVAEASKLDLCDIAEGTERLGLIDYDNDIDPATGKKSTLGQPISPANPAFVIGSARITPLAQATAFATFANNGEFCDNRALTSVTDAKGTAYKVKPVTCEQAVSPQVVADMNGTMTKIAKQKVTKGAIDYPISGKTGTNNKANSTWFVGYTTGMASAAWVGRYDKQQNLETKNKVIDGIARRWVDSGTWASPLWTNYMKKVGDLYPTESFGKAKSAPKPPAPKKVEADDDDTADSASSETSDSKETKEPKESEAPKATATPKPKGNSGNTPNPPKKTEDD, encoded by the coding sequence ATGGCAGCTAAAAAGTCCCCGTTTTTTGATACGGCTACCACCCTCGGCAAGATCGTTGCCTTCTTTGGGGTGAGCGCCTTAAGTGGCGTCCTTGCGGCAGGGCTCATGGTCCCCATTGCGTCCCTTGCCGGCAGCAGTGCGAACGCCGGAACCGAAATCTTTGATGCCCTCCCGGCCAGTTTCAAGGGCGAGCCCATCGCGCAGCCCTCGAAGATCTTGGCCAAGGACGGTTCCACGATTGCGACGTTCTACTCGGAAAACCGGCAGCCGGTAAAGCTCAAGAACATTTCCAAGGTCATGCAGAGTGCCATCATCTCCATCGAGGACGAGCGCTTCTACGAGCACAACGGCATCGATGTCCGCGGCATCGCCCGCGCCGCGGTGAACAACTTCACTTCCTCGTCGCAGCAGGGCGCCTCGACCCTGACCCAGCAGTACGTCAACAACCTGCTGGTGAACGCCGACGTCGTCAACGGCGTGGACCGCTCCGAGATGACGATCTCCGGCTCCAAGGACATCGCCGACAAGGCACGCGAAGCCAAGCTGGCCATTTCCATCGAAAAGGAAATGACCAAGGACGAAATCCTCGAGGGCTACCTGAACCTCGTGCTGTTCTCCGGCCGCAACTACGGCATCCAGGCCGCAGCCCAGCGCTTCTACTCGGTGGACGCCAAGGACCTGAACCTGCAGCAGTCCGCGATGCTCGCCGGAATGGTCCAGCTGCCCAACGCCTACAACCCGGAGAAGTACCCGGAACGTAGCCTCAAGCGTCGAAACACCGTGCTGGCTGCCATGCTGCGCACCGGTGCCATCGACAAGAACGAATACGACAAGGCAGTGAAGTCCAAGCTGGGCGTCAAGCCGAAAGAGGTCAAGTCCGGTTGCATCGCCGCCGAGGATTCCGCCTACTTCTGTGACTACGTCACGAGGCTCATCACCACCGATGAGGCTTACGGCAAGACCCGTAAGGATCGCGAAAACCTGCTGTACCGCGGTGGCCTGACCATCAAGACGACGTTGGACCCGCGCCTGCAGAAGGAAGCGGCGAAGCAGTCCAGGGCCATGATCCCTGCCGACGACAAGTCGAACATCGGCGCGGCCATCGTGACGGTCGAACCGGGCACCGGCAACATCCTGGCCATGGGCCAGAACAAGGACTACGTCCCAACGGACAAAAACACCGGCCCGAACACCACCATCAACTTTGCCGTCGAGAAAGCACTGGGCGGGGCCGGCGGCTTCCAGGGTGGTTCAACGATGAAGCCCTACACCACGATGGCCTGGCTCGAATCGGGTCGCAACATGTGGGACCGGATCAGCGCACCCAATAAGAAGAACTACCCGGCTTCATTCCGTTGGAAGGCCTCATGCCTACCGCGCGGATACACCACCGTTGGCGGCGGCTGGGATCCAGCCAACGCGGTGAGCGGCTATCCCTCGTCGATGACGGTGGACTATGGCCTGTTCAACTCCGTGAACTCCGCCACCGTGGCCGAGGCCTCCAAACTTGACCTCTGCGACATTGCCGAGGGCACCGAACGCTTGGGCCTGATCGACTACGACAACGACATCGATCCGGCCACGGGTAAAAAATCAACCCTGGGACAGCCGATATCGCCGGCCAACCCGGCCTTCGTGATTGGTTCTGCCCGCATCACCCCTCTGGCCCAGGCCACCGCGTTTGCGACCTTTGCCAATAACGGCGAGTTCTGCGACAACCGTGCCCTGACCTCGGTCACCGATGCCAAAGGCACCGCATACAAGGTCAAGCCGGTCACTTGCGAGCAGGCAGTCAGCCCCCAGGTCGTCGCCGATATGAACGGCACCATGACAAAGATTGCCAAACAAAAGGTCACCAAGGGCGCCATCGACTACCCGATCTCCGGCAAGACCGGTACGAACAACAAGGCCAACTCGACCTGGTTCGTCGGTTACACCACCGGCATGGCCTCCGCCGCATGGGTCGGCCGTTACGACAAGCAACAGAACCTGGAGACCAAGAACAAGGTGATCGACGGCATCGCCCGTCGCTGGGTCGACTCCGGAACCTGGGCTTCCCCGCTGTGGACCAACTACATGAAGAAGGTCGGCGATCTCTACCCGACCGAATCCTTCGGCAAGGCCAAGTCCGCGCCCAAGCCTCCGGCCCCGAAGAAGGTGGAAGCCGACGACGATGACACAGCGGATTCGGCAAGCTCCGAAACCTCGGATTCAAAGGAAACCAAGGAGCCCAAGGAATCGGAAGCCCCGAAGGCGACCGCAACCCCCAAGCCCAAGGGAAACAGCGGAAACACGCCCAACCCTCCCAAGAAGACCGAAGATGACTAG
- a CDS encoding metallophosphoesterase, with the protein MTSSLATSSSLAEAVSRTVRGAALAAGAATAGAGILFGYGLGQTTRFGVREETLALLPPGSSPIRMLHLSDIHMVPGQELKRRWLQSLADLKPDLVINTGDNLGHLEGLDALLEALDPLMAFPGAFVPGSNCYFGPRPKNPFRYLAKRSDTPRNSPKYQLPWQEMHRAFGAAGWVNLTNRNHSLAVNGTRLDFTGVDDPHLDLDRFAGWPAGSATSGSAPHLRIALAHAPYQRVLDRFTAAGTDLILAGHTHGGQVCIPGYGALVTNCDLPTWRASGLTQWDFAGKSTPLNVSAGIGTSRFAPVRIACPPEAILLTLTAQG; encoded by the coding sequence ATGACTAGTTCCCTCGCGACTTCATCATCGCTGGCCGAAGCGGTCTCACGCACTGTGCGTGGGGCCGCTTTGGCGGCTGGTGCGGCAACCGCCGGCGCCGGCATCCTTTTCGGATACGGATTGGGCCAGACCACGCGCTTCGGCGTCCGCGAGGAGACCCTGGCACTGCTGCCCCCGGGCTCCTCCCCGATCCGGATGCTCCACCTTTCGGACATCCACATGGTGCCCGGCCAGGAGCTCAAGCGCCGCTGGCTGCAGTCCCTGGCGGACCTGAAACCAGACCTCGTGATCAACACCGGCGACAATCTGGGACACCTTGAAGGCCTGGACGCCTTGCTGGAGGCGTTGGACCCGCTGATGGCGTTCCCCGGGGCCTTCGTACCCGGGTCAAATTGCTACTTCGGGCCACGGCCAAAGAATCCGTTCCGCTATCTCGCCAAGCGCTCGGACACGCCGCGGAACTCCCCCAAGTACCAATTGCCCTGGCAGGAAATGCACCGCGCCTTCGGTGCCGCCGGCTGGGTCAACCTGACCAACCGGAACCATTCCTTGGCAGTGAACGGGACCCGCCTGGATTTCACGGGCGTGGACGACCCGCACCTGGACCTGGACCGCTTTGCCGGGTGGCCGGCCGGTTCCGCCACCTCCGGCTCGGCACCGCACCTTCGCATCGCGCTGGCCCATGCGCCGTACCAGCGCGTCCTGGACAGGTTCACTGCCGCCGGCACCGACCTGATCCTGGCCGGGCACACCCATGGGGGCCAGGTCTGCATCCCGGGCTACGGCGCCCTGGTGACGAATTGTGATCTGCCGACCTGGCGGGCCAGCGGGCTGACCCAATGGGACTTCGCCGGCAAGAGCACGCCGCTGAACGTGTCCGCCGGCATCGGGACCTCGCGCTTCGCCCCGGTGCGGATCGCCTGCCCGCCGGAGGCCATCCTGCTCACGTTGACGGCACAGGGGTAG
- a CDS encoding ABC transporter ATP-binding protein, with protein MAVQQGHAPAAGTPTLGRTFARLIPFVKPILPRLFFGFLCALLAGVVALTIPQVLAWLVNNVLHPEGRGSEVWLAVGLVAALGALEALLVFLRRQFVITPAARLETQMRVRLYAHLQQLPVAFHERWGSGQLLSRSMGDLSLLRRWLAFGAMMLVVSTVTVIAGLTLMFSSSWVLGTIYLAGAIPISIKAFHFRNNYRAASRLSQDQAGDLATAVEESVHGIRVIKAFGRGRHMYDGFNTRAEQLRDTEVSKAKTLASFILYVVAIPETTLGLGLVAGLWLTAQGELSVGALVAFFATATVLAGPVEHMGMLMGMTLTTKTALDRHFEVMDTNNTITSPGSPVSPTDPRGELELRNVLFRFPDTPATAAPLLRGVNLHVAPGETMALVGMTGTGKSTLLQLVPRLYEATGGQVLIDGVDVRDRDLVELRRDVAVAFEDTILFSSSIRDNVLLGATGLDGPELDALLEDAIDTAQAGFARTLPQGLDTVIGEEGLSLSGGQRQRIALARAIAARPRVLVLDDPLSALDVRTEEAVTQRLRTTLAGTTTLIVAHRPSTVALADKVALLRDGLIDDVGTHSELLARNEHYRFVIASLVDEESDIIPLQGGPLA; from the coding sequence GTGGCAGTACAACAAGGACACGCCCCCGCGGCGGGCACGCCCACGCTGGGCAGGACCTTTGCCCGGCTCATTCCCTTCGTCAAGCCCATCCTCCCCCGGCTGTTTTTCGGGTTCCTGTGCGCGCTGTTGGCCGGCGTCGTCGCCCTGACCATTCCCCAGGTCCTGGCATGGCTGGTGAACAATGTGCTGCACCCGGAAGGAAGGGGTTCAGAGGTCTGGCTGGCCGTGGGCCTGGTGGCCGCCCTCGGCGCCCTCGAGGCATTGCTGGTGTTCCTGCGCCGGCAATTCGTGATCACCCCCGCGGCCCGCCTGGAAACCCAGATGAGGGTGCGCCTGTACGCCCACCTCCAGCAGCTTCCCGTGGCCTTCCACGAGCGCTGGGGCTCCGGCCAGTTGCTCTCCAGGTCCATGGGCGACCTGAGCCTGCTGCGCCGGTGGCTCGCCTTCGGCGCGATGATGCTGGTGGTTTCCACCGTCACCGTGATCGCCGGGCTGACCCTGATGTTCAGTTCCAGCTGGGTGCTGGGCACCATCTACCTGGCCGGGGCCATCCCCATCTCCATCAAGGCGTTCCACTTCCGCAACAACTACCGGGCAGCCAGCCGGCTGAGCCAGGACCAGGCCGGGGACCTGGCCACGGCCGTGGAGGAATCGGTCCACGGCATCCGCGTCATCAAGGCCTTTGGCCGAGGCCGCCACATGTACGACGGCTTCAACACCCGGGCCGAGCAGCTTCGCGACACCGAGGTTTCCAAGGCCAAGACCCTGGCCAGCTTCATCCTCTACGTGGTGGCCATCCCCGAAACCACGCTGGGCCTGGGCCTGGTGGCGGGGCTGTGGCTCACCGCGCAGGGCGAACTGAGCGTCGGGGCGCTGGTTGCCTTCTTCGCCACCGCCACGGTGCTGGCCGGGCCGGTTGAACACATGGGCATGCTCATGGGCATGACCCTCACGACCAAGACCGCCCTGGACCGCCACTTCGAGGTCATGGACACCAACAACACCATCACCTCCCCCGGCTCGCCCGTTTCCCCTACGGACCCGCGCGGGGAACTTGAGTTGCGCAACGTCCTCTTCCGCTTCCCCGACACCCCGGCCACCGCCGCACCGCTGTTGCGCGGCGTCAACCTGCACGTGGCCCCCGGGGAGACCATGGCACTGGTCGGGATGACCGGCACCGGAAAGTCCACGCTGCTCCAGCTCGTTCCCCGGCTCTACGAAGCCACCGGTGGCCAGGTCCTCATCGACGGCGTCGACGTGCGCGATCGGGACCTGGTCGAACTGCGCCGCGACGTGGCGGTCGCCTTCGAGGACACCATCCTGTTTTCCTCCTCGATCCGGGACAACGTGCTGTTGGGAGCCACCGGGCTCGACGGACCGGAACTGGACGCGCTGCTGGAGGATGCCATCGACACCGCCCAGGCCGGCTTCGCCCGCACGCTGCCCCAAGGCCTGGACACCGTCATCGGCGAAGAAGGCCTGTCCCTTTCCGGAGGCCAGCGCCAGCGCATCGCCCTGGCCCGGGCCATAGCGGCCAGGCCGCGCGTGCTGGTGCTCGACGACCCGCTCTCGGCCCTGGACGTACGCACCGAGGAAGCGGTGACACAGCGGCTGCGCACCACCCTGGCCGGGACCACCACGCTGATCGTGGCCCACCGGCCCTCCACCGTGGCCTTGGCCGACAAGGTTGCGCTGCTGAGGGACGGGCTCATCGACGACGTGGGCACGCACTCGGAACTGCTGGCACGCAACGAGCACTACCGCTTCGTCATTGCCAGCCTCGTGGACGAGGAATCCGACATCATTCCCCTTCAAGGCGGTCCGCTAGCATGA